A genomic segment from Salvia splendens isolate huo1 chromosome 13, SspV2, whole genome shotgun sequence encodes:
- the LOC121760797 gene encoding uncharacterized protein LOC121760797: MPPRIAGRPRGRGRGRGRRPHPEPERQHVNPPPPSPPRSLSPPLAPTVDRTVINTFLKKKPPTFDGKGDPAEAELWIRALERLFDLLQCTDDERLICASLQLTGSADYWWEARKKIMPPQQLEDLTWEQFKTGIFDKYIPKSYKKQKETEFYNLKQGRMSVTEYDRAFFDLSRYGADQVDTDEKMSEKFCTGLRHEIRVALASRGGLPYTEALKLALDIEAALPKERPAPNPTNMSLQTSSQAPRDKRKWEGNQNQWGQKKPWHGPPRPQNFARQPIFNPTGITQPRPNLCPKCNKPHSGICRAGEMICFTCGRYGHIARNCQNGPQRRSAPTNQPAQRQHLRALHADTQNHQTPHPQRPSLSTQARAYALGRNQQNNNHGNLAGMGTLLNVPIVLLFDTGASHSFISTSCVSTLELTPEPAEPRVTVSSPVGGVIEITQKCSNLEITLGERKEKGKLNSMESL, from the exons ATGCCGCCAAGGATAGCTGGGCGACcccgaggaagaggaagaggacgtGGTAGAAGGCCGCACCCTGAGCCCGAAAGACAACACGTAAACCCTCCGCCACCATCTCCACCTCGATCACTTTCGCCTCCACTTGCCCCGACAGTGGATAGGACTGTCATTAACAcctttctgaaaaagaagccgccaacatttgacggaaaaggcGACCCCGCTGAAGCGGAATTGTGGATACGTGCACTAGAGCGCCTGTTTGACTTACTGCAATGCACAGATGATGAGCGCTTGATTTGTGCCTCACTCCAACTGACAGGGTCAGCAGATTATTGGTGGGAGGCTCGCAAAAAGATAATGCCCCCGCAGCAGCTAGAGGACCTAACCTGGGAACAGTTCAAGACAGGAATCTTTGACAAGTACATCCCTAAGAGCTATAAAAAGCAAAAAGAAACAGAGTTTTACAACTTGAAACAGGGACGAATGTCAGTGACAGAATATGATCGCGCCTTCTTTGACCTGTCCAGGTACGGAGCTGATCAAGTAGATACGGATGAAAAGATGTCCGAGAAATTTTGTACTGGCTTGAGGCACGAAATAAGAGTAGCATTGGCTAGCCGTGGCGGACTACCATATACCGAAGCTCTAAAACTGGCCTTAGACATTGAAGCTGCATTGCCTAAAGAAAGACCTGCACCAAACCCTACAAATATGTCACTGCAGACCTCGTCCCAGGCCCCAAGGGACAAAAGGAAGTGGGAAGGAAACCAGAACCAGTGGGGACAAAAGAAGCCATGGCATGGACCACCCCGCCCACAAAACTTTGCAAGGCAGCCTATCTTTAACCCCACAGGAATCACTCAACCAAGGCCCAATCTTTGTCCCAAATGTAACAAGCCCCACAGCGGAATCTGCAGGGCCGGAGAAATGATTTGTTTTACTTGTGGAAGGTATGGCCATATCGCCAGGAACTGTCAAAATGGACCCCAGAGAAGGAGTGCACCAACTAACCAGCCAGCACAACGTCAACACTTACGGGCTCTACATGCAGACACCCAGAACCACCAGACCCCGCATCCACAACGACCGAGCCTCTCCACTCAAGCTAGGGCATATGCATTGGGACGAAACCAACAGAACAACAACCATgggaatttggcaggtatgggcactcTACTGAACGTACCTATTGTCCTATTGTTTGATACTGGTGCCTCGCACTCCTTCATATCAACCTCGTGTGTAAGCACTTTAGAACTCACACCAGAACCAGCCGAACCTAGAGTAACGGTGTCCTCACCAGTAGGAGGAGTTATAGAAATCACACAAAAGTGCTCGAATCTAGAAATCACGCTCGGAGAACGTAAG GAGAAGGGCAAGTTGAACTCCATGGAATCACTATGA
- the LOC121762938 gene encoding uncharacterized protein LOC121762938 isoform X3: MCISWESGLYSKWWPQTAIPSFKVISSRCLQRVGPGEQISLVRMKVSWPLSSREAVIHYFAFEYFQDDLMVVLLNSISDSETINRHSHGFTRDGIPNAEELVRIDVVGGFALQKVTAERSYFRTIANMDIKLDFVPPSFLNFVSRQLAGSGFNLYKKVEHFGLCKNAQPSYTCFIETSQEVASVSKGDQKFCEALKDPLYARIRQALDPYNSAVAGDEKKSTFGMQSREEDDNAVDSEAKRNEVEKSEGGEMMDDCSLKSAYCTSDGYCSGGEEEGCKDETTEGCRDETRKEVRISGEVAKALLTLENVIAIFNKQQRSETNLENDQISGSSTSVEPTIILENHASRLRRETSESKVEISNSKNRALQLQPSMNHNLENVTKNEKHRFCCFALHLPLLRIR; encoded by the exons ATGTGTATTTCATGGGAGTCTGGCCTCTACAGCAAATG GTGGCCTCAAACTGCCATTCCGAGTTTCAAAGTCATTTCCTCGCGTTGTCTGCAGAGAGTTGGACCTGGCGAACAGATATCACTAGTGAG GATGAAGGTTTCATGGCCACTATCAAGCAGAGAGGCCGTGATTCATTATTTTGCGTTCGAGTACTTCCAGGACGATCTAATGGTGGTGCTCCTCAACTCG ATCTCCGACTCAGAGACAATAAACAGACATAGTCATGGATTCACGAGAGATGGGATACCTAATGCAGAGGAATTGGTGAGGATAGATGTGGTGGGAGGGTTTGCATTGCAGAAGGTGACTGCAGAGAGGAGTTACTTCCG GACGATAGCAAACATGGATATCAAACTAGACTTTGTTCCTCCCTCGTTCCTCAACTTCGTCTCAAGGCAGCTTGCAGGCAGTGGTTTCAATCTCTACAAAAAGGTAGAGCATTTTGGATTATGCAAGAATGCCCAACCATCTTACACTTGCTTTATTGAGACATCACAGGAAGTTGCTTCAGTTTCTAAAGGCGATCAGAAGTTCTGCGAGGCTTTGAAGGATCCACTTTATGCTCGTATCCGTCAGGCTCTTGATCCTTATAACTCAGCAGTtgcaggagatgagaagaagagCACATTTGGTATGCAAAGTAGAGAAGAAGATGACAATGCCGTGGACTCAGAAGCAAAGAGAAACGAGGTTGAAAAATCCGAAGGAGGCGAAATGATGGATGATTGCAGCTTGAAATCAGCATATTGCACAAGTGATGGTTACTGCAGTGGTGGCGAGGAAGAAGGCTGTAAAGACGAAACAACAGAAGGTTGTAGAGACGAAACGAGGAAGGAGGTTCGTATCAGTGGGGAGGTAGCGAAGGCTCTGCTAACATTAGAAAATGTGATTGCCATATTCAACAAGCAGCAGAGAAGTGAAACTAATTTAGAGAATGATCAAATCAGTGGAAGCTCCACTTCAGTTGAACCAACCATCATTTTGGAGAATCATGCTTCCAG GTTGAGAAGGGAGACAAGTGAGAGCAAAGTAGAGATATCTAATTCTAAGAACCGCGCTTTGCAATTGCAACCATCCATGAATCACAATCTtgaaaatgtaactaaaaatgaaaaacatagATTTTGCTGCTTTGCCCTTCATTTACCATTACTCAGAATCAGATGA
- the LOC121763065 gene encoding 50S ribosomal protein L22, chloroplastic-like, translated as MAGWQRHLQSLVRQVAKRYECSRGASFSTFSQAKDSRVSGALPSLTSLRNSLFSPVSTSPSLYTQKLGFSSSRSLLAAEGTPTSSPLIPALPSSTGTGNTETQRAISKAEKVQAVLKGIKMSPKKLNLVAALVRGMRVEDALLQLQVTVKRAAKTVYQVIHSVRANATHNHGLDADRLLVAEAFVGKGTHLKRVSYHAKGRSGIRERARCRLTVVVREITADEEAEIAKLKVHNFRKLTKREKRLVPHTLIETTPVWDRKNRSRSQESAEY; from the exons ATGGCGGGTTGGCAGCGGCATCTGCAGTCGCTAGTACGTCAGGTTGCAAAGAGATATGAATGCAGCCGCGGTGCTTCATTCAGCACTTTCAGTCAAGCAAAGGATTCACGTGTGTCTG GTGCACTTCCCTCCTTGACTAGCCTCCGGAACTCATTGTTTTCACCTGTCTCAACATCACCGTCTCTATATACCCAGAAATTG GGATTCAGTAGTTCAAGGAGCTTGCTCGCTGCCGAAGGAACTCCTACATCTTCACCCTTAATACCAGCTCTACCATCAAGTACTGGAACTGGAAATACTGAAACTCAAAGGGCCATTTCTAAAGCAGAAAAGGTTCAAGCAGTTTTGAAGGGAATAAAGATG AGTCCTAAGAAGTTAAATTTGGTGGCTGCATTGGTCCGTGGAATGCGTGTTGAAGACGCGCTGTTGCAGTTGCAAGTGACGGTGAAGAGAGCGGCTAAAACTGTATACCAGGTTATACATTCAGTTCGCGCCAATGCAACACACAATCACGGACTTGATGCTGACCGCCTTCTTGTTG CGGAGGCATTTGTTGGCAAGGGAACCCATCTGAAGAGGGTATCATACCATGCTAAGGGTAGATCTGGCATAAGAGAGAGAGCAAGGTGTCGGCTGACCGTGGTGGTAAGGGAGATAACTGCAGACGAGGAGGCGGAGATAGCTAAGTTGAAGGTGCACAACTTCCGCAAGCTTACTAAAAGAGAGAAGCGCCTCGTTCCTCATACACTCATCGAGACCACTCCCGTTTGGGATCGCAAGAACAGATCCCGAAGCCAAGAATCAGCTGAATATTAG
- the LOC121762938 gene encoding uncharacterized protein LOC121762938 isoform X2 → MDGKGTISDYRSKMDTTLASPDLTNHEKLQTLVRNQILQYSDLQLEGCIENVIERRSNELSNFLGMLRSTADSDRSNSSWKVKHDTEEFRVMYREGPEGTPLHTLLVEGYVDGPLDVCMCISWESGLYSKWWPQTAIPSFKVISSRCLQRVGPGEQISLVRMKVSWPLSSREAVIHYFAFEYFQDDLMVVLLNSISDSETINRHSHGFTRDGIPNAEELVRIDVVGGFALQKVTAERSYFRTIANMDIKLDFVPPSFLNFVSRQLAGSGFNLYKKEVASVSKGDQKFCEALKDPLYARIRQALDPYNSAVAGDEKKSTFGMQSREEDDNAVDSEAKRNEVEKSEGGEMMDDCSLKSAYCTSDGYCSGGEEEGCKDETTEGCRDETRKEVRISGEVAKALLTLENVIAIFNKQQRSETNLENDQISGSSTSVEPTIILENHASRLRRETSESKVEISNSKNRALQLQPSMNHNLENVTKNEKHRFCCFALHLPLLRIR, encoded by the exons ATGGATGGGAAAGGTACTATATCAGATTACAGAAGCAAGATGGACACAACACTAGCCTCGCCCGATTTGACAAACCACGAAAAGCTTCAAACTCTAGTGAGGAATCAAATCTTGCAATATTCAGATCTCCAGCTTGAAG GATGCATTGAGAATGTGATTGAGAGGAGAAGCAATGAGTTGTCCAATTTTCTTGGCATGTTGAGGAGTACTGCTGATTCTGACAGATCGAATTCTTCCTGGAAA GTAAAACATGACACTGAAGAATTTAGGGTCATGTATCGGGAAGGACCTGAAGGAACTCCACTTCACACACTGCTTGTCGAGGGCTACGTGGATGGGCCACTTGATGTTT GTATGTGTATTTCATGGGAGTCTGGCCTCTACAGCAAATG GTGGCCTCAAACTGCCATTCCGAGTTTCAAAGTCATTTCCTCGCGTTGTCTGCAGAGAGTTGGACCTGGCGAACAGATATCACTAGTGAG GATGAAGGTTTCATGGCCACTATCAAGCAGAGAGGCCGTGATTCATTATTTTGCGTTCGAGTACTTCCAGGACGATCTAATGGTGGTGCTCCTCAACTCG ATCTCCGACTCAGAGACAATAAACAGACATAGTCATGGATTCACGAGAGATGGGATACCTAATGCAGAGGAATTGGTGAGGATAGATGTGGTGGGAGGGTTTGCATTGCAGAAGGTGACTGCAGAGAGGAGTTACTTCCG GACGATAGCAAACATGGATATCAAACTAGACTTTGTTCCTCCCTCGTTCCTCAACTTCGTCTCAAGGCAGCTTGCAGGCAGTGGTTTCAATCTCTACAAAAAG GAAGTTGCTTCAGTTTCTAAAGGCGATCAGAAGTTCTGCGAGGCTTTGAAGGATCCACTTTATGCTCGTATCCGTCAGGCTCTTGATCCTTATAACTCAGCAGTtgcaggagatgagaagaagagCACATTTGGTATGCAAAGTAGAGAAGAAGATGACAATGCCGTGGACTCAGAAGCAAAGAGAAACGAGGTTGAAAAATCCGAAGGAGGCGAAATGATGGATGATTGCAGCTTGAAATCAGCATATTGCACAAGTGATGGTTACTGCAGTGGTGGCGAGGAAGAAGGCTGTAAAGACGAAACAACAGAAGGTTGTAGAGACGAAACGAGGAAGGAGGTTCGTATCAGTGGGGAGGTAGCGAAGGCTCTGCTAACATTAGAAAATGTGATTGCCATATTCAACAAGCAGCAGAGAAGTGAAACTAATTTAGAGAATGATCAAATCAGTGGAAGCTCCACTTCAGTTGAACCAACCATCATTTTGGAGAATCATGCTTCCAG GTTGAGAAGGGAGACAAGTGAGAGCAAAGTAGAGATATCTAATTCTAAGAACCGCGCTTTGCAATTGCAACCATCCATGAATCACAATCTtgaaaatgtaactaaaaatgaaaaacatagATTTTGCTGCTTTGCCCTTCATTTACCATTACTCAGAATCAGATGA
- the LOC121762938 gene encoding uncharacterized protein LOC121762938 isoform X1: MDGKGTISDYRSKMDTTLASPDLTNHEKLQTLVRNQILQYSDLQLEGCIENVIERRSNELSNFLGMLRSTADSDRSNSSWKVKHDTEEFRVMYREGPEGTPLHTLLVEGYVDGPLDVCMCISWESGLYSKWWPQTAIPSFKVISSRCLQRVGPGEQISLVRMKVSWPLSSREAVIHYFAFEYFQDDLMVVLLNSISDSETINRHSHGFTRDGIPNAEELVRIDVVGGFALQKVTAERSYFRTIANMDIKLDFVPPSFLNFVSRQLAGSGFNLYKKVEHFGLCKNAQPSYTCFIETSQEVASVSKGDQKFCEALKDPLYARIRQALDPYNSAVAGDEKKSTFGMQSREEDDNAVDSEAKRNEVEKSEGGEMMDDCSLKSAYCTSDGYCSGGEEEGCKDETTEGCRDETRKEVRISGEVAKALLTLENVIAIFNKQQRSETNLENDQISGSSTSVEPTIILENHASRLRRETSESKVEISNSKNRALQLQPSMNHNLENVTKNEKHRFCCFALHLPLLRIR, encoded by the exons ATGGATGGGAAAGGTACTATATCAGATTACAGAAGCAAGATGGACACAACACTAGCCTCGCCCGATTTGACAAACCACGAAAAGCTTCAAACTCTAGTGAGGAATCAAATCTTGCAATATTCAGATCTCCAGCTTGAAG GATGCATTGAGAATGTGATTGAGAGGAGAAGCAATGAGTTGTCCAATTTTCTTGGCATGTTGAGGAGTACTGCTGATTCTGACAGATCGAATTCTTCCTGGAAA GTAAAACATGACACTGAAGAATTTAGGGTCATGTATCGGGAAGGACCTGAAGGAACTCCACTTCACACACTGCTTGTCGAGGGCTACGTGGATGGGCCACTTGATGTTT GTATGTGTATTTCATGGGAGTCTGGCCTCTACAGCAAATG GTGGCCTCAAACTGCCATTCCGAGTTTCAAAGTCATTTCCTCGCGTTGTCTGCAGAGAGTTGGACCTGGCGAACAGATATCACTAGTGAG GATGAAGGTTTCATGGCCACTATCAAGCAGAGAGGCCGTGATTCATTATTTTGCGTTCGAGTACTTCCAGGACGATCTAATGGTGGTGCTCCTCAACTCG ATCTCCGACTCAGAGACAATAAACAGACATAGTCATGGATTCACGAGAGATGGGATACCTAATGCAGAGGAATTGGTGAGGATAGATGTGGTGGGAGGGTTTGCATTGCAGAAGGTGACTGCAGAGAGGAGTTACTTCCG GACGATAGCAAACATGGATATCAAACTAGACTTTGTTCCTCCCTCGTTCCTCAACTTCGTCTCAAGGCAGCTTGCAGGCAGTGGTTTCAATCTCTACAAAAAGGTAGAGCATTTTGGATTATGCAAGAATGCCCAACCATCTTACACTTGCTTTATTGAGACATCACAGGAAGTTGCTTCAGTTTCTAAAGGCGATCAGAAGTTCTGCGAGGCTTTGAAGGATCCACTTTATGCTCGTATCCGTCAGGCTCTTGATCCTTATAACTCAGCAGTtgcaggagatgagaagaagagCACATTTGGTATGCAAAGTAGAGAAGAAGATGACAATGCCGTGGACTCAGAAGCAAAGAGAAACGAGGTTGAAAAATCCGAAGGAGGCGAAATGATGGATGATTGCAGCTTGAAATCAGCATATTGCACAAGTGATGGTTACTGCAGTGGTGGCGAGGAAGAAGGCTGTAAAGACGAAACAACAGAAGGTTGTAGAGACGAAACGAGGAAGGAGGTTCGTATCAGTGGGGAGGTAGCGAAGGCTCTGCTAACATTAGAAAATGTGATTGCCATATTCAACAAGCAGCAGAGAAGTGAAACTAATTTAGAGAATGATCAAATCAGTGGAAGCTCCACTTCAGTTGAACCAACCATCATTTTGGAGAATCATGCTTCCAG GTTGAGAAGGGAGACAAGTGAGAGCAAAGTAGAGATATCTAATTCTAAGAACCGCGCTTTGCAATTGCAACCATCCATGAATCACAATCTtgaaaatgtaactaaaaatgaaaaacatagATTTTGCTGCTTTGCCCTTCATTTACCATTACTCAGAATCAGATGA